One genomic window of Fusibacter sp. A1 includes the following:
- a CDS encoding FAD-dependent oxidoreductase, whose product MNFYTEKKHNEKNKELPIYKNVDVLVVGSGPSGLAAAIASSRTGAKTMIVERYGCFGGVISQVGVEGFAWYRHTNTIEAGGIAFEFEERAKKIGGELKEVQSISQALDAEYFKIVADELIEEAGVLPLLHTMVVEAILENGVIKGVIAEGKSGRFAIMASRIIDCTGDGDVAAKAGAPFRKRDQLHSVTPLFNVKGVNKQKFQNYIENDLKPTYADWKGEWEMSTNGKEDHLFSPYLVKPFTQAIADGYLVADDMIDYGGSYSSVTDEGDVTQLNVVFIRGVDCTDVEELTRAEITGRKAVLNAIRVMNKYVPGFEHAKLRNFGMTLGTRESRQIEGHYSMTGDDVMNQARFEDSIGIFPEFIDGNGILWIPTTGRYYQIPLRALLPYKVKNLLVAGRAISGDIMAHASFRNMSCCVVTGQGAGVVAALSIRDNVDPSHVDIKSIHCELERQKVRYE is encoded by the coding sequence ATGAATTTTTATACTGAGAAAAAACATAATGAGAAAAACAAAGAGTTACCTATTTACAAAAATGTAGATGTACTTGTAGTTGGAAGCGGACCAAGTGGTCTAGCTGCTGCTATTGCATCATCAAGAACTGGTGCTAAAACGATGATAGTTGAGCGATATGGTTGTTTTGGGGGCGTCATCAGTCAAGTTGGTGTTGAAGGTTTTGCGTGGTATAGACATACTAATACAATAGAAGCAGGTGGCATTGCTTTTGAATTTGAAGAAAGAGCAAAAAAAATTGGTGGAGAGTTAAAAGAAGTTCAATCAATTAGTCAGGCTCTTGATGCAGAGTACTTTAAAATTGTTGCTGATGAACTTATTGAAGAAGCTGGCGTTTTACCACTACTACACACAATGGTAGTAGAGGCTATACTTGAAAATGGTGTTATCAAAGGGGTTATCGCTGAGGGGAAGTCAGGTCGTTTCGCCATTATGGCATCTCGTATTATTGATTGCACAGGAGACGGAGATGTTGCAGCTAAAGCAGGTGCTCCTTTTAGAAAACGTGATCAATTACATTCTGTGACACCGCTATTTAATGTTAAAGGTGTTAATAAGCAAAAATTCCAGAACTATATTGAAAATGACTTAAAACCTACCTATGCTGATTGGAAGGGCGAATGGGAAATGTCTACAAATGGTAAAGAGGATCATTTATTCAGTCCTTACCTAGTAAAACCCTTTACCCAAGCAATTGCTGACGGTTATTTAGTTGCAGATGATATGATTGACTATGGGGGATCCTATAGTTCTGTAACTGATGAAGGTGATGTGACACAGCTCAATGTAGTTTTCATTCGAGGTGTTGATTGCACAGATGTAGAAGAATTAACACGAGCTGAAATAACTGGAAGGAAAGCTGTTCTAAATGCAATTAGAGTAATGAATAAGTATGTGCCAGGATTTGAACATGCTAAACTACGTAATTTTGGTATGACACTTGGCACTAGAGAATCAAGACAAATTGAAGGTCACTATTCTATGACCGGTGATGATGTAATGAATCAAGCAAGGTTTGAGGATTCAATAGGCATATTCCCTGAATTTATTGATGGAAATGGTATACTGTGGATTCCGACGACTGGTAGATATTATCAAATTCCCTTACGGGCTTTACTGCCTTATAAGGTGAAAAACTTACTAGTGGCAGGTAGAGCTATATCGGGCGATATAATGGCACATGCATCCTTCAGGAATATGAGTTGTTGTGTTGTGACAGGACAAGGTGCAGGTGTAGTAGCAGCACTATCGATACGTGATAATGTCGATCCAAGCCATGTTGATATAAAATCAATACACTGTGAATTAGAAAGACAAAAAGTGAGATATGAGTAA
- a CDS encoding DUF6155 family protein, whose amino-acid sequence MIKPITITELKKELKKMEQSELIELISNLYKSNDKVKEIINAKVVGEKYQEELLEVYKEKMYAEFFPENMRKVPSFVTAKNMIAEFKKVGNNEMLLDLMLHFVECGNAFTIEFGDIDGPFYNRLCSVYEQFIDLLNSKGTEDLYLKFKDRIDNLISSSSGIGWGYGDFIYDISFEIDWIQEEI is encoded by the coding sequence ATGATTAAACCAATAACGATCACAGAACTAAAAAAAGAGCTGAAAAAAATGGAGCAATCTGAACTAATTGAGCTTATTTCAAACCTATACAAATCCAATGACAAAGTGAAAGAAATTATCAATGCAAAAGTTGTTGGAGAAAAATATCAAGAAGAGCTGCTTGAGGTGTATAAAGAGAAAATGTATGCTGAATTTTTTCCTGAAAACATGAGGAAAGTTCCATCATTTGTAACTGCAAAAAATATGATTGCTGAGTTTAAAAAAGTGGGGAATAATGAAATGCTTCTTGATTTAATGCTCCATTTTGTAGAATGTGGTAATGCGTTTACAATCGAGTTTGGTGATATTGATGGTCCCTTTTATAATAGATTGTGCAGTGTATATGAACAATTTATAGACCTGCTTAATTCGAAGGGGACAGAGGATTTGTATTTGAAATTCAAAGATAGAATAGACAATCTTATATCGAGTTCTTCTGGTATAGGATGGGGTTATGGGGATTTTATTTATGACATATCCTTTGAAATTGATTGGATTCAGGAAGAGATATAA
- a CDS encoding BCCT family transporter has product MNNKRQTIDAAIFFPTISILVLVCALIVVFPENASGAVDKSLRFITYNLDWVYLISVFMTMLFLIWLAFSKYGAIRFGDKSKKFSTASWASMLFCASVGSSILYWGMIEWAYYYSTPPFGIEPYSESAAEWAATYGLFHWGISAWSTYCLAGVIVGYFFYCKRTKIFRMSETCLNVIGTSKKSKFAKKAIDIFVVLGLMAGVATSLGLGTPLVSEGLHRVFNIEPSFVMNVIIILIWGSLFGISVFLGLEKGIKKFSNLNIVLAAIVLTFILFNGHTTFILSTFCNSIGLMFQNFIRMSFYTDPIAKSGFPQEWTTFYWAWWVVYVPIVGLFIARISEGRSIKEVILGTVLIGSAGCWIFFAILGNFAMSLQLDGVVDVVSALNEHGAPYAIMEVLSELPYAKVVIAMYVVLAFISLATSFDSVAYMLASITTSTKNGFMEPSRGLRVFWAFAITILPIALLFLGGLKTLQMSSVVGSIPLLVIVAIMVVSFTKELKKSENNLEIEILTKKEIKRA; this is encoded by the coding sequence ATGAATAATAAGAGACAAACAATTGATGCAGCAATTTTTTTCCCTACCATCTCGATACTAGTATTGGTCTGTGCACTGATTGTAGTTTTTCCTGAAAATGCATCTGGTGCTGTGGATAAATCGCTAAGATTTATTACATATAACTTAGATTGGGTTTATTTAATTTCTGTGTTCATGACCATGCTATTTCTTATTTGGCTCGCATTTAGTAAATATGGTGCGATTAGATTTGGTGATAAATCAAAAAAGTTTAGTACTGCGAGTTGGGCTTCAATGTTATTCTGTGCTAGTGTAGGTTCAAGTATCTTATATTGGGGAATGATTGAATGGGCATACTACTATTCGACCCCTCCTTTTGGTATTGAACCCTATAGTGAATCTGCAGCAGAGTGGGCGGCCACTTATGGATTGTTCCACTGGGGAATAAGTGCTTGGTCAACCTATTGCTTAGCAGGTGTTATAGTAGGTTACTTTTTCTACTGCAAGCGAACAAAGATTTTTAGAATGAGTGAAACTTGTTTAAATGTCATTGGAACATCAAAAAAGAGCAAATTTGCTAAAAAGGCAATAGATATCTTTGTAGTACTCGGATTAATGGCCGGTGTTGCAACAAGCTTGGGACTGGGAACACCACTTGTGAGTGAAGGACTTCATAGGGTATTTAACATTGAGCCTTCATTTGTTATGAATGTCATCATCATCCTAATTTGGGGAAGTTTATTTGGCATTAGTGTGTTTTTGGGCTTAGAAAAAGGAATTAAAAAATTTAGCAATTTGAACATTGTTCTTGCAGCAATTGTTCTTACTTTTATCCTTTTTAATGGCCATACAACTTTTATTTTGAGTACATTTTGTAACAGTATAGGATTGATGTTTCAAAATTTTATTAGAATGAGTTTTTACACTGATCCAATCGCTAAATCTGGATTTCCACAGGAGTGGACAACGTTCTATTGGGCTTGGTGGGTTGTTTATGTACCTATTGTAGGTCTATTTATTGCAAGAATATCTGAAGGTAGATCTATAAAGGAAGTCATACTGGGTACAGTACTTATCGGTTCGGCCGGGTGTTGGATTTTCTTTGCAATATTAGGGAATTTTGCGATGAGTTTACAACTCGATGGAGTTGTTGATGTAGTTTCAGCACTAAACGAACATGGTGCTCCTTATGCAATTATGGAAGTATTAAGTGAATTGCCATACGCAAAAGTTGTAATAGCAATGTATGTGGTACTAGCCTTTATATCGCTGGCTACATCATTTGATTCGGTGGCTTATATGTTGGCGTCAATAACAACAAGTACTAAAAATGGATTTATGGAGCCTTCGCGAGGTTTAAGAGTGTTCTGGGCATTTGCAATTACAATTTTACCAATTGCACTCTTATTTTTGGGTGGACTTAAAACATTACAGATGTCCTCTGTAGTTGGTTCGATACCACTATTAGTGATTGTAGCGATAATGGTCGTCAGTTTTACTAAAGAGTTGAAAAAAAGTGAGAACAACTTAGAAATTGAGATATTAACAAAGAAGGAGATTAAAAGAGCATGA
- a CDS encoding IclR family transcriptional regulator has translation MGSNGVKKNQSVGKLIDIIEVMATYGESIRINELAEILDMATATVYRFLITLVDRGYVKKDEENSKYFLTLKLKYFADQINDNTNLSHIVQPYLKQLAEMTGETTSLVIMEDNMAVYINKYDGPKRMVGSLQRIGKRAPLYCTGVGKLFLADMTSDERFEALEKSRPFEKLTQNTIVETELIRLELEKVKFEQISYDNEECEVGAKCIAAAIRDYSGKVVAAISISGPTTRMTSDKLKVFKTELTSVCIEISSILGYIEKV, from the coding sequence ATGGGATCAAACGGAGTTAAGAAAAATCAATCTGTTGGAAAATTAATAGATATTATTGAAGTTATGGCGACTTATGGCGAATCCATTAGAATTAATGAACTTGCTGAAATACTTGATATGGCAACAGCTACTGTTTACAGATTCTTGATTACTTTAGTAGATAGGGGCTATGTTAAGAAGGATGAGGAAAATTCTAAGTATTTCTTAACCCTAAAACTCAAATACTTTGCAGATCAAATCAATGATAATACAAATCTGAGCCATATTGTTCAACCTTACTTGAAGCAACTTGCTGAGATGACTGGTGAAACAACTAGTTTGGTCATCATGGAAGATAACATGGCTGTATATATTAATAAGTATGATGGACCAAAGAGAATGGTAGGAAGTTTGCAACGAATAGGTAAGCGTGCCCCTCTTTATTGTACTGGTGTAGGTAAATTATTTTTAGCCGATATGACTTCTGATGAACGATTTGAAGCACTTGAAAAGAGCAGACCATTTGAAAAACTTACGCAAAATACGATTGTAGAAACGGAGTTAATTCGTTTAGAACTTGAAAAGGTAAAATTTGAGCAAATTTCATATGATAATGAAGAATGTGAAGTAGGGGCAAAATGTATTGCAGCGGCAATTCGTGATTATTCAGGAAAGGTTGTTGCAGCTATAAGTATATCGGGACCAACAACTCGAATGACTTCTGATAAGCTAAAAGTGTTTAAAACTGAATTAACAAGTGTTTGTATTGAAATTTCTAGTATACTGGGATATATTGAAAAAGTATAG
- a CDS encoding FAD-dependent oxidoreductase — MQSYDYDIVVIGGGFSGLGAAISAGRNGRKVCLIESTNQVGGVISTCPNMPIGAAYPAGFSVGGLIDDLVQRLSALNSPAVEVRPCILDDFGPEIMYDKWSLFKVIYDMLYEARVDVLHNTFASDVEMDGLTVKSVKCHQNSKELIIRSRVFIDCSGDGNIAIKSGVSSHKGDSKGTMMGASMVFTMRNVDWNRVDKATQDPYFTDYTSEAIQSGKLHQDLKKLYIMKGFEKDSAFFNSVIIGNVDGTDVQSINQAVIIARERCYSLAEFVKKSIPGFENAVMTDMGHSVGIRETNHLEGMTTLKSESLSIGEKFDDGIVACDNPVDDVFREGAEFSHERIIGKGDYYTIPLSTMFPRKVKNLMFSGRLLSADETSFASVRGMSQCMIMGQACGLSAVELIKQEIDVQLLDRSLIVEQMIASGVNGLGK, encoded by the coding sequence ATGCAGTCGTATGATTATGATATTGTAGTAATAGGTGGTGGGTTTTCAGGTTTAGGTGCCGCTATAAGTGCTGGTAGAAATGGACGTAAAGTGTGTTTGATAGAGTCAACTAATCAAGTGGGTGGAGTGATTTCTACTTGTCCAAACATGCCAATTGGTGCTGCATATCCAGCAGGTTTTTCTGTCGGTGGGCTCATCGACGACTTAGTACAACGACTAAGTGCATTAAACAGTCCAGCCGTCGAGGTACGTCCATGTATTTTAGATGATTTTGGACCAGAAATCATGTATGATAAATGGTCACTTTTCAAAGTAATCTACGACATGTTGTATGAGGCACGTGTAGATGTGCTGCACAACACCTTTGCCAGCGATGTTGAGATGGATGGATTAACAGTTAAAAGCGTGAAGTGTCATCAAAATAGTAAAGAACTCATAATTAGAAGTCGGGTATTTATCGATTGTTCTGGTGATGGAAATATTGCAATTAAGTCTGGTGTTTCGAGTCATAAAGGTGATTCAAAAGGTACGATGATGGGGGCTAGCATGGTCTTTACAATGCGCAATGTTGATTGGAACAGAGTTGATAAAGCGACACAAGACCCTTATTTTACAGATTATACATCAGAAGCTATTCAATCAGGTAAATTACATCAAGACCTAAAAAAGCTATACATTATGAAGGGGTTTGAAAAAGATTCAGCTTTTTTTAATAGTGTTATCATTGGCAATGTTGACGGTACGGATGTTCAGAGTATCAACCAAGCAGTTATAATTGCTAGAGAAAGATGTTATTCGCTTGCAGAGTTTGTGAAGAAAAGTATTCCAGGTTTTGAGAATGCTGTAATGACAGATATGGGTCATTCAGTAGGAATTCGTGAAACCAATCATTTAGAAGGTATGACGACGCTTAAATCTGAATCACTATCAATAGGTGAAAAGTTTGATGATGGCATCGTTGCATGTGATAATCCAGTTGATGATGTTTTTAGAGAGGGCGCTGAATTTTCTCATGAAAGAATTATTGGAAAAGGTGACTATTACACCATTCCATTATCTACCATGTTTCCTCGAAAGGTTAAAAATCTTATGTTCTCTGGTAGACTCCTAAGTGCAGATGAGACTTCATTTGCATCAGTAAGAGGGATGAGTCAGTGCATGATTATGGGTCAAGCTTGTGGATTATCAGCAGTTGAGTTAATTAAACAGGAAATTGATGTTCAATTATTGGATCGTTCACTGATTGTAGAACAAATGATTGCTAGTGGAGTAAATGGATTAGGAAAATAA
- a CDS encoding type II toxin-antitoxin system RelE/ParE family toxin, which translates to MTPEFDKEWTRLCLSDHELRQLQEEILANPQIGKVISGTGGLRKMRFSTTEGKSGGARVLYVDIVIAERVYLITTYAKGNKENISDKDKLLIKKMIEKIKHNEN; encoded by the coding sequence ATGACTCCTGAATTTGATAAAGAGTGGACACGATTATGTTTAAGTGATCATGAATTACGTCAACTTCAAGAGGAAATATTAGCTAATCCACAAATCGGAAAAGTTATTTCTGGAACAGGTGGACTTAGAAAAATGAGGTTTTCAACTACTGAAGGTAAAAGTGGTGGTGCTAGAGTATTATACGTGGATATTGTAATTGCTGAAAGAGTATACTTGATAACTACTTATGCAAAAGGTAATAAGGAAAATATATCAGATAAGGATAAATTGTTGATTAAAAAGATGATTGAAAAAATTAAACACAATGAGAATTAG
- a CDS encoding LysR family transcriptional regulator, with translation MDLRQLQYFISVCEEKSFTKASLKLHVSQPSISKSVKTLETELGIKLINRDSKQIQITDVGKLFLKNSKDLLKGFDALTQELSQITELKRGKIHIGIPPIVGASFFPNLIGAFKTKYPDIELQLMEVGTKDIEEAIISSNIDVGIICNISNKLNQLEQHLLLQDPIRVVVSNRHILANKNSISFCDLCNEKFVMYSKTFSLYDRILYQCHRYGFSPTIVCESSQRDLITEIVHAEYGIALLPERTCQNLDKSRFKVIPLDTDELYLEMSLVWKKNKTLSYATREWIDYTLSYFLD, from the coding sequence ATGGATTTAAGACAGTTACAGTATTTTATTAGCGTTTGTGAAGAAAAGAGTTTTACCAAAGCCTCTTTAAAACTTCATGTTAGTCAGCCTTCGATTAGTAAGTCAGTAAAGACCCTCGAAACCGAACTGGGAATTAAACTTATTAATCGAGACTCAAAGCAAATTCAGATTACTGATGTTGGTAAACTGTTTTTAAAAAACTCCAAAGATTTACTTAAGGGATTTGATGCACTTACACAAGAATTGAGTCAGATCACTGAACTAAAAAGAGGTAAAATACATATTGGTATTCCTCCAATTGTTGGTGCAAGTTTTTTCCCGAATCTGATAGGTGCATTTAAAACCAAATATCCTGACATTGAACTTCAACTCATGGAAGTTGGTACAAAGGATATAGAAGAAGCTATCATATCTTCAAACATTGATGTAGGTATTATTTGTAATATTTCTAATAAACTCAATCAACTTGAACAACACTTACTGCTTCAAGATCCGATTCGTGTTGTTGTTAGTAATCGCCACATATTAGCAAATAAAAACAGCATCTCATTTTGTGATTTATGTAATGAAAAATTTGTTATGTATAGTAAAACCTTCTCTTTATATGATCGAATTCTTTACCAATGTCATCGCTATGGATTTAGCCCAACCATTGTGTGCGAAAGTTCACAGCGTGATTTAATTACAGAGATTGTCCATGCTGAATATGGTATCGCATTACTTCCTGAAAGAACCTGTCAAAATCTTGATAAGAGTCGTTTTAAAGTCATTCCTCTTGATACTGACGAGCTCTACCTTGAAATGTCATTAGTATGGAAGAAGAATAAAACACTCTCCTATGCGACAAGAGAATGGATAGATTATACATTGTCCTATTTTCTTGACTAA
- a CDS encoding alanine--glyoxylate aminotransferase family protein has translation MKNKVNVMIPGPTPVNKSILDQMGRETVAFLDANFVKEYKQLIIDLKKLWRTDGECFVISGSGTLAMEMAIANTTKVNDNVLIISHGYFGDRFIDMCERRQLNVDTISSEWGKTVDLDIIEKALASKHYDVMTVTHVDTSTGTKSDLKAISEISKKFKDTLLIVDGVCSTAAEREYIDEMGIDVLVTCSQKAFGVPPGLAILWAGQKAILRRTSLGKIPESYIDFEKWMPIMNDPSKYWGTPPVNLVWAMSEAVRLIKNEGLEERFNRHEKDAKAIQKALISLGFGILADESNRASTLTNAIYPEGIIDADFREILVDEGIIVAGGLGAFAGKLFRIGHMGNIDKHIIISAISAIERALERSGFKNKLGVGTKTYLEEVVK, from the coding sequence ATGAAAAATAAAGTAAATGTAATGATACCAGGTCCAACTCCTGTTAATAAAAGTATATTGGATCAAATGGGTAGAGAAACGGTAGCTTTTTTGGATGCAAATTTTGTTAAAGAATATAAGCAACTTATTATTGATTTAAAAAAGCTATGGCGTACAGACGGAGAATGTTTTGTAATTTCAGGATCTGGTACACTCGCGATGGAAATGGCGATTGCTAATACTACAAAGGTCAATGATAATGTCTTAATAATAAGTCATGGTTATTTCGGAGATCGATTTATTGATATGTGTGAAAGACGTCAGCTTAATGTAGATACGATTTCAAGTGAGTGGGGAAAAACAGTTGACTTAGATATTATTGAAAAAGCGCTTGCGAGTAAGCATTATGATGTAATGACCGTTACACATGTAGATACTTCAACTGGCACAAAATCAGATTTGAAAGCGATTTCAGAAATTTCAAAAAAATTCAAAGACACACTTTTGATTGTCGATGGTGTATGTAGCACTGCGGCGGAGAGAGAATATATTGATGAAATGGGTATTGACGTATTAGTCACATGTTCTCAGAAGGCATTTGGAGTACCTCCTGGATTAGCAATTTTATGGGCTGGACAAAAAGCAATTTTAAGGAGAACCTCACTAGGTAAAATTCCTGAATCGTACATTGACTTTGAAAAATGGATGCCGATTATGAACGATCCTTCAAAATATTGGGGAACACCTCCAGTGAATCTGGTATGGGCTATGTCAGAAGCGGTACGATTGATTAAAAATGAAGGTCTTGAAGAACGTTTTAACAGACATGAAAAAGATGCTAAAGCAATTCAAAAGGCACTTATATCACTTGGTTTTGGGATTCTAGCGGACGAAAGCAATCGCGCAAGCACCTTAACAAATGCTATATATCCAGAAGGTATTATAGATGCAGACTTCAGAGAAATTTTGGTAGATGAAGGAATCATTGTAGCCGGTGGTTTAGGTGCATTTGCAGGGAAATTGTTCAGAATTGGCCATATGGGTAATATTGATAAGCACATAATTATTTCAGCAATTTCAGCAATTGAAAGAGCGCTTGAGCGATCTGGTTTTAAGAACAAACTTGGTGTTGGAACAAAAACCTATTTAGAAGAAGTTGTTAAATAA
- a CDS encoding DNA-binding transcriptional regulator — MSTKSILKGLDEAVQISEGKLEARSNILSITPLHDYNNYEIKNIRTKLNVTQVAFAALLGVSKKTVEAWEKGTNSPNGPARRILELLCADNDLMTKYHILNR; from the coding sequence ATGAGTACAAAAAGTATTCTTAAAGGCTTAGATGAAGCGGTTCAAATTAGTGAAGGTAAACTAGAGGCAAGATCAAATATACTTTCAATTACACCACTACATGACTACAATAATTATGAAATAAAAAATATTAGGACTAAACTAAATGTAACACAAGTTGCTTTTGCAGCACTTTTAGGTGTTTCTAAAAAAACAGTAGAAGCATGGGAGAAAGGAACGAACTCTCCTAATGGACCAGCGCGTAGAATATTAGAACTACTTTGTGCAGATAATGATTTAATGACTAAGTATCACATATTGAATCGATAG
- a CDS encoding type II toxin-antitoxin system prevent-host-death family antitoxin, which yields MRVSTSIIQNAFGKYLKDVIDGKDVIITKNERGVAKLVPYQDPMVTMVSESTAEYYLHRRVTFSEYLEISNNSETRYELIDGELFLMASPTHRHQVVIGELLGQFYNYFKGKKCSALTAPFDVRLMNDSLRFEDDPNVVQPDILVICDEEAIDEAGKYHGVPALVVEVLSPSTRSKDMVKKLSLYMLSGVKEYWIVDLEQNQILVYAMHDKGVESLKVVAIGEMVQSKAFEGLVVDTREFA from the coding sequence ATGCGCGTGAGTACATCCATTATTCAAAATGCATTCGGTAAGTACCTAAAAGACGTGATTGACGGTAAAGATGTTATTATCACAAAAAATGAGCGAGGCGTAGCGAAGTTAGTGCCTTATCAAGATCCCATGGTCACTATGGTGAGTGAGAGTACTGCTGAGTACTACTTGCATAGGCGGGTGACCTTTAGTGAGTATCTAGAAATATCTAATAATTCTGAAACGCGATATGAGTTGATTGATGGGGAGCTATTCTTAATGGCATCTCCAACCCATAGACATCAAGTGGTGATAGGAGAGCTCTTGGGGCAATTTTACAATTACTTTAAAGGTAAGAAATGTAGTGCACTTACTGCACCCTTTGATGTGCGCCTGATGAACGATTCTCTTAGATTTGAAGACGATCCTAATGTGGTGCAACCCGACATTCTTGTGATCTGTGACGAAGAAGCGATTGATGAGGCCGGAAAATATCATGGTGTACCTGCTCTAGTGGTAGAGGTTCTTTCTCCTTCAACTAGGAGTAAGGATATGGTTAAAAAGCTTAGTCTTTACATGCTAAGTGGTGTAAAAGAATACTGGATTGTGGATTTAGAACAGAATCAGATCCTAGTATATGCAATGCATGACAAGGGTGTTGAATCCCTAAAGGTTGTGGCAATAGGTGAGATGGTGCAGTCGAAGGCGTTTGAAGGGCTGGTTGTGGATACGCGGGAGTTTGCATGA
- a CDS encoding BCCT family transporter, whose protein sequence is MSEVRDLKMSVESSVDNVPKKMNVDKTVFWPATIVTLIAGALFFVYPEESNAFLGKVHAFTTNELGWFFLVFTLGLLGLCFYYAFSPMGHIVLGDEGEKPQFSTITWLGMILTSGTGGSLLYLGAIEWIWIMGAPPFGVEANSLDAARWASAYGMFHWGPSAWAFYMAAAIPIGYFFYAKKKRNMKMSEYARPLIGKHADGIAGHSLNFFYIFGLLGGVLTSVALGTPAISSGFAYMLGLDASNIVIDIIVIALWTFIPIIALVLGMKKGLSILSNINLVGFGILIFSILLLGPTWFILNQSSDAMGLMFQNFIKMSLSTDAIGKGGFPQGWTVFYFAWWAVYALPFGLFIAKISKGRTIRQITLGGLTAGSLGCMIFYMVLPNFGLNLQLNGTSDLVTVLAEKGRGGVVIEMFSHAPGGSLMIVLFTMICLLSYITGHTAVGYSLAAASEKRLSNLQDPQKWNMSFWLVLAGIVSLGLYLLNPSALYPLQTISIITGFPICIALVILILSFFKQLNLDFPDGVPFVKSAKEKIYVTAVEE, encoded by the coding sequence ATGAGTGAAGTACGTGATTTAAAGATGAGTGTTGAATCTTCAGTTGACAATGTACCGAAAAAGATGAATGTTGACAAAACCGTGTTTTGGCCTGCAACGATAGTCACATTGATTGCTGGTGCCTTATTTTTTGTTTATCCAGAAGAGAGTAATGCTTTTCTTGGAAAAGTTCATGCATTTACAACAAATGAGTTAGGTTGGTTTTTCCTTGTTTTTACACTTGGATTATTGGGACTCTGTTTTTACTATGCATTTTCACCAATGGGGCATATCGTGCTTGGTGATGAAGGTGAAAAACCTCAGTTTTCTACAATAACTTGGTTAGGGATGATTTTGACATCAGGTACTGGTGGTAGTTTACTTTACCTAGGGGCTATTGAATGGATTTGGATTATGGGGGCACCACCATTTGGTGTAGAAGCTAACTCTTTAGACGCTGCAAGATGGGCTTCTGCTTATGGTATGTTTCACTGGGGTCCTTCTGCGTGGGCGTTTTACATGGCAGCGGCTATACCAATTGGTTACTTCTTCTATGCTAAGAAAAAACGAAATATGAAAATGAGTGAATATGCTAGACCACTTATTGGCAAACACGCTGATGGAATTGCAGGTCACTCACTAAACTTCTTCTACATATTCGGACTATTAGGTGGCGTTTTAACATCGGTTGCCTTAGGGACACCAGCAATTTCAAGTGGTTTTGCTTACATGCTTGGATTAGATGCTTCAAATATTGTAATTGATATCATTGTAATTGCATTATGGACATTCATACCAATCATTGCTTTGGTATTAGGGATGAAGAAGGGGTTGTCAATACTAAGTAATATTAACTTAGTTGGTTTTGGGATTCTTATATTTTCTATTTTACTTCTTGGTCCTACTTGGTTTATTTTAAACCAATCATCAGATGCAATGGGATTAATGTTCCAAAACTTTATTAAGATGAGTCTATCTACAGATGCAATTGGTAAAGGTGGTTTTCCACAGGGGTGGACAGTGTTCTACTTTGCATGGTGGGCTGTATATGCTTTACCATTTGGATTATTCATCGCAAAAATTTCAAAGGGTCGAACTATCCGTCAGATTACTCTTGGTGGTTTAACTGCTGGTTCTTTAGGATGTATGATTTTCTATATGGTTTTACCAAACTTTGGTTTAAACCTTCAACTTAATGGTACAAGTGATTTAGTCACTGTTTTAGCAGAAAAAGGACGTGGTGGTGTTGTTATTGAGATGTTCTCACATGCACCAGGTGGATCTTTGATGATTGTTTTGTTTACTATGATTTGCTTACTTTCTTATATTACTGGGCATACAGCGGTTGGATACTCACTTGCTGCTGCTTCGGAAAAAAGATTGTCAAATCTTCAAGATCCACAAAAGTGGAATATGTCATTTTGGTTAGTTTTAGCAGGTATTGTGTCATTAGGCTTATACCTTCTAAACCCATCAGCATTATATCCACTACAAACTATTTCCATTATTACTGGGTTTCCAATTTGTATTGCACTAGTGATACTAATTTTGAGTTTCTTTAAACAACTGAATTTAGATTTTCCTGACGGTGTACCATTTGTAAAAAGTGCAAAGGAAAAAATTTATGTAACTGCAGTAGAAGAATAA